The genomic window CTTGTCCAGAATGTGGAAAAAAGCTTCGTACACCTCAGAGCCTGGAGGACCACATGCGCACTCACACTGGAGATCGACCATTTGTCTGTAAGGATTGTGGCAGAAGGTTTGTGGAGCGCAGCGGTTGGCGTCAACACATGAAAATACACACCGGGGAGAAGCCGTATAAGTGTGAAGTCTGTGGGAAAGCTTTTATACGTTCACACCACCTTAGATGCCATTTAAGCACACACTCAGGCAAGAAGGAATATTCCTGCCCTGAATGTGGAAAAGAGTTTGGATTCAAGTCAAGTCTGAACCACCATGTGAGGACGCATTCCAGTGAGAAACCCTTTCACTGCAGCGCATGTGGGAAGAGCTTTAACACACGCAGAAACCTGAGGGTTCACAGCAAACTCCACAACACTGAGAAAGCCCACCAGTGTGGGGACTGTGGGCTCAAGATTGGAGATTATGGGGCTTTAAAAATCCACCTGCGAACGCACACTGGAGAGCGGCCTTACCACTGCACCGTGTGTGGCAACAAGTTCATTCGCCTTTCACATCTGAGAAACCACCAGCGCACCCACACTGGTGAAAGACCATACAAATGCACTGAATGTGATAAGAGTTTCACTCAGTCTGGTGACCTGGTGAAACATAAGAGAATACACTCTGGGGAAAAGCCTTTTGAATGTCCAGACTGCCATCGTCGTTACACTTCCTCTGGTGATTTGGGCAAACACAGGAGGAGCCACACTAACCTGCGCCCCTACACTTGTAAAGAATGTGAAAAGAGCTTTCGCTTGTCAGGCCATTTGAAAACTCACATGTTAACTCACACAGGTGAGAAGCCATATTCATGCCCCAACTGCCTTCGCAGGTTTGCTCGTTCTCACCATCTCTCAGGACATATGGCCAAATGTCACTGAGTCCTCATTGAAGTTATTGTTTAAAGGCTAACCCTAATTTGAACTATTTATGGAGACTGTATATCTACTGCTAGATTTTTGTTGAATGTGCTATAAGTCAAAAGGtatctgtaaataatatttatatCTAGTCACTAACTTTTTCCTGAAGTCACTGAACTCGTACTGAATGAAGTCACTTGAGTACATATCTAACATGACTTGATCTTTGGAACTTTTTTCTAAGACTATGTGGacaattgtgacgtttgtcaacAGTAGTTTTATCTGGTTTTGCAAGACACTACTTCGATGGAGCCTTGAGGGCTTGGCATTGAGATAAATTTCAGTGGAACATGCaaatattgaatttttttctgtACCAATGGTATATTATTTGTAGAAAAGTAATAAATATTTACTTAATGCATGAACACTACCTGTGCGTGGGTGTCAGTGTGTAAAAGGGTGACGCTTGTAATGAGTATGCCTACACAAACTGTCTGCATAGCATTTAATTTATGATTTTAGCAGGAGTCGGTCTACGATGCATGTTCTGTTTGTTtacgccacaggtgtcaaacatgcggcccgggggtgaaatctggcccaccaaagggtccaatccagcctgtgggatgaatttgtgaagtgcaaaaattacactgaagaaattaacaatcagtggtgtcaaaatcattttaattcaggttccacatatagatgCATATGGACCAATTAGTTCTGatgtggatcagagcagtaaaatattatcataatattctataaataatgacaactgcaaattttcccctttgttttggtgtaaaaaaagtaaaataacatgaaaatgtttacaataataatctatacttttacaaaaaaattgaataacctgaacaaatatgaacatggaatgtcttaagaaaagtaaatgcaattttaccaacattctgttattaaatgttatgtgtatttgtagatccaccatgatctgtaagttataacgtacacatgtaaatgataaacagaggcataatattttttaagttgcacttatttttcttaagtcatttcaagttgttcctgttattcagatttttaaggaaactttgtagatggaaacattaacataatttaatttaactttttaacactgttattatttcattggtccggcccgcttgagatcatattgggctgaatgcggcccctgaactaacatgagtttacgCCCCTGGTTTACGCTGTTACTGGTGGGACGTTGATTTTATGCTCGGTGTCTCCCGGTTGGGCGGTTCACCTTTTAGTTCATGTGTTGATTGAAGCCCCGCCCACGAGCTGGGTCAGGATGCACAACACAGCATGTGCGTCACAGTAAAAGGCAGGTGTCTAATAGTTTTAGTCTTAAATCGTATTTTTAGTTTAACATGCTTATACAGTTACTACAGTAGACCCAGGTAATACTTTTATACAGGCGTTACAAAGGTACACCTGAGTCACAACAGAAGCTAGCACAGTTACAACAGGTGAGTGTTGAGTATTTTCAGGTTTGTTTTGACAACATTAGGTTAAAAATCATGCTTTTTGAAGAGGAATGTGCTTGTTTTTAGCGGCCTGTAAGCTAGGTACATGTGAACTGCAGCTAAAAGACCGCTAACTACAACAGGTCCGCTGCATTAGTGTAAATGGCGCAAACTTTTTTCAAACAACTCAGCAGCTACGAGGTTATTAGTTAATGAAGTGGCATCAAGGTAAAACAGTGCCTTTTAAGTATGTTAAAAGATACGTTTAAATACAGTGTTAAAATGAGTTTAACGCTTAGCTAAACATATGAGGGGCCCAGgggcggcaccaggattttaaaagtgtgtgtgtgtgtgtgtgtgtgtgtgtgtgtgtgtgtgtgtgtgtgtgtgtgtgtgtgtgtgtggtggtgggggcaactggagggcaaagaaaatgttgggggggggggggggagacgaCACAAAAAGATTTCGCGCATAGTGCAAAATTAACGCTTTGCGCTTTAGCGGCTGCAATATATATAGCCTATCTGTTACACTgtatatagagggcaattttaggtaaagTCAGGTAAtattaatgtattcaaggtatttgttaaaagtacagcatgaacaactcagactttctgttatgattatttaataggtacaatctactttcacatatttctctaaaccaggggtcggcaacccgcggctccggagccgcatgcggctctttcatccttatgttgcggctctgcatggcttgggaaaataaattataagtgtccgattgaagtgtatgttatttgtctcaaaaacgtgtatcatgtcttcttattaagtcaaagtttttaacttctttcttcagaccttgtgcaatttcggtgatcagcattcgccttcttcagagacgtttgacatgtcagccggcagccggcatgcgcggaatgccctgctacaccaaaactgcacaatatctgaacaaagtattttatttgtgtttgttcgtttgtttaattgtagttgtaaattgtaagactattgtgatctcgaaatattaaaataaaatcatatatatatagtattatttttcgtcgctcaaaatatgcgtcacactctccgacagcccgccaaaatgccgtacatttatcgagactttcaaccccaggtaggccaagtatggagaaatctaagaaaagaaaaatatctgaagaaaatagaacatttaatgatgccaggtgccatggcacaaccaaggtgccgcggcacctcgcggccaacgctaggtgccatggcaccgcggtaccagggctcggtgccgggtgccgttgcaccgccgtaccatggctcggtgtcaggtgccatggcaccgccgtgccacaactgggtgccaccggtgccacggcaccaccggcacctcgaggcgaggcaccaccgcggtgccacggcacctggcaccgagccatggtacggcggtgcaacggcacctagcgttggcccccgaggtgcgccgcggcgcaccaagccgtggtaccggtaaaatcgttgtataaaccgcgtcggagtataagccacagtatttaaagtgtgggaaaaaagtagcggcttatagtccggaatttacgatatatataggctaacatcttcatttcagatgtcaaaaagtgtttgcggcttgctcccagtgttgtcttttccgtggaaaccgggtcgaaatggctctttgagtgttaaaggttgccgacccctgctctaaatacatcagaaaaacatgcagcaaacaaacagcaatgccaatgtatgcaagtgaataaatgttgaaaacaaaataaaactaatagcctaaccaactgatcaaacaaaacgtatgtatacaatggcttccactacatgcacatgtatataatcactgacaacatctgtaggcttaGGTACACTTTCATACCGACCAGTATAATTTAAattgagtgataaaacagacctgaacagttaacagaactatttgtaattaataggtgggatcaaaacataaaaaactagtccTTATGCTATTCCTGCTTATTCTTGCTTTACGtttcttatgtagaagaaagatgaatgcagTACAATTGGaggtattaatccattccagaactgaaggcacacataTCATTATGAACCTATAACTATATTATTCATAAGAAACAACCTCTGCATGTTAGACCTGCTCTTCAGTCTCTTCTTGAGCAGCAGTGGGGCTTTGGACAGTgaccagctggcctttgagaCAACCCTCTATAGATGCGTGTATGGAGGGTGGGGGgactgtctgcctggttgtattataagtgtatcaaaatgtgttatgtacgctttcactggcagatttttcatatttctttgttgcctgaattttcccaaagatttgcccaaatgtgtggggggggcaactgggggggcaaaggttgtgactggggggacatttgcccccccatgcccccccttggtgccgccactggtGGGGCCACAGTTTAAGTAACTGTATGGAGTCTGGTGGTGTAATGTACACTAGccctaccctgcatgttttagatatgtccctcttccatcacacctggttcaatgggctctatgcacagccccactacttcctgaacttcaggtgggtcctttatttccagtctttcattattggacacactgataaaccctttcatgcatagtggtcactacagtggacagctattctacggctgttctcttgtatatgcatggattttgttgttttatttacatacactactaccagtcaaaagtgtgggctcaccttctcatttaaatggcatgagaaggACCACAGATGGTCATCAAgttctcagcatcactgggaactccttcaagactttagGAAAACATTTCAgctgactacctcatgaagctcatcgagagaatgccaagaatgtgcaaagcagtaataacagcaaaatgtgtctgttttgaagaatctaaaatataaaacatgctttgagttatgtcacacttttttaaactacataattccatatgtgttcattcatagttttgatgccttcagtaagaatctacaatgtaaatagtcatgaaaataaagaaaaaccaggtgagtccaaacttttgagtgGTAGTGTATCAACCAACACAGcagacacttacgcatcatctcatacactgcagttcataccattactgtaactttcctgttcttcatAAACTGATCTGccgtaacatatttgagtgtatcaATTGCTATTTttgtattagactgtaattagcagggtTTTTTAAAACAGTAAGTAGTGGGGGTTTTTGGGCATATTttttaagtgagtaataactagtaatagagtgtgttaaaatgtgagaaaacatcagattcgcagcattaaaaatgtttttatttattagttttcacacattatatcagtaaatacatgtttctttgcttcagaaattaaacacatggtgtccagctgagtggacatttttgcaactctacaaaaataggttcataagaaaattttcaatcactgtttttttcatgtctaagaggaataaaaacactcaggaaaaaaatcttgcttaaggttctcataattcatgtatcaaagggttaatccaggtgtgcctaattaatcagtagtcgcaACAAGAAgtatcagacacacctggattaatcagtgtgtccaataatgaaagacaggaaatacaggacccacctgaagttcaggaaatagtggggctgtgcatagagtctattaatgatcagctcatcaccaagctctgcagaagactgataacaatgtaatggcttcccggtgtgctggaagagggaaacatctaaaacatgcaggataggggtCCTCGAGGACTAGATTTTAgaactactgcactactgtacgtTTAACTACTCAAACTAGTTCCATAATGAAGTTTAAGGTATTTGGAGGTTCTTGAATTATTCTAtcttactccactacatctcaagATGAAAATGTGGTACTTTTTCCACCAATACTTTGTCTGACAGCTTACTTTTCATTTTTCATCCCTGTCCTTTCCAGGGAAAACCATATCTCTCCAAATGCCTTGTTTATGAATGAGAAACTGAATGAGTAAGTGTTCCGTTATGTTGAGAGAATTCTTCCCCCTGTTAACCTAAACAAACTCTCACATTCATTGGAAAATTAATTGTCACAAAGGTGAAAATaagcctgtttttctgagcttatGAAAAATTGACGTTTTAGAAATGTGTGGTTTTCACAGGACAGTGATGCTACAAATAAATGATAGCCTTATAGAATACAATGCATCACAGTAGATTAAACTATATATCATATTTGTATTAACTCATACATTTATTTACTTAAACCCAAGGAAACACATTGAGGGAAACCCTCATTTTCAGTGGTGTTGTGGTGCTTGaaatcaaaatgaaataaatacagaCAGAACATGAGGCATAAAGGAGTAAAAACCTGAAAGAAGACATGGCAGTAAAAACTGCAAAAGTTATCACAGTTTTACAGCGTTAAAATAAGGTAAAAACATAACAGAAAAAGTTATGGTAGTAAACAAACCTTGAACATGTTTCAGTTGTATCAGTAAAGGTACCTTAAAATACATACAGTATTACTAGTATAGTATATGTTCAACCTTAAACAGGTACAACAGTAAAGTACAAcatatacaacaacaacaacaacaacaacaaaatacatatatatattataataaaacactgacaggaatcTTTCTCCTTTCCTTTTAGTTTATCAATGAAATAATAGCTGTACATTTAGTAGCTAATCATTTATTCACACTGCATTCTAACTTAGAGCACAGACTGTAGAGCTTTATAGTTAAAACAGTGGATACAGAGACCTCTAGTGGTATTTAGACACACTAACATCTAGTTGAGTGTTGACCTTCCAGATGTTtgatattttatatttaaaattatttaaaatattcCGGAGGTGATTCTGATAAAGAAATTAGAGAGGTGTTACTGGTTATTTTTCAACATAGTGCAGTTACCAATAATATGTAATTGGATTAATTGAGAGGTTAGCATGATAAATGAAGAGTGAAGATAACAAATAGACTTCTCTTTTTGTAACCTTGCATTGACTTTCACTTCTTTCTGTAGATATATTTCACTCTGCACATCACAAATGGAGCATCAGAATCGACCAGACTGCACACAGTGAAGAGAAGATTAATGTGATGAGTAAGAAGAAGATCCAAAGTCATGTCAGGGCAAAAATCAGTATACAAATGAGAACCTGGATGACCCAAAAAAGCTTAATTTACTACCTAATCATGGGCATCCCAGTGTGAACAACACTGAATCTGCACAGAGAAGACGAGGATACACCTTATACAATGCTCCACAAAAACCTGAGAGGAACTGAAAAACGAACAGGAGACTGCAAGTTGAAATGAGGTTAACTGTAAACAAGTCAAAGAGGAGCCAGTGGAATCTGAGACGCATGAAATCTGTCGTGTAACAAAGTTTGGGAATTGGGAATATGAAGCCCTGGAGGTATTTGTTACAGGAGAAAGTGAGTCGCGCTTAACTGGACACTGTGAAGAGACGCCACGAACAGCAGTGCAAAGCAACACAAGTAAGTCACATCCACGTAATCTTTTACTAATCCTCCGGAGCAGCTAAACTTACCTTTTTCATATTGGAATACTCGTTACTTGCCAGACTAGTGGATATTCTGAGGATGTAGTAGGTGTTATAACATCCTCGTCGATTATGTGCACttaaaagtatttacatttttatttagataATTTATTAAACTAAGTCTTTGAAAATCTACAAGACTTCAACTATATTTGCTTTGAAATATCTGTGAAAGCCTGTAGCTGACCTTAAATAAAGCCCAAAaaaactgggtgcttctatgaaactggtccctaaaaacaggacatgggaactaaaaattcaaaccagatgttttGAAGcacgtttggaagcactttgggtcttttttaaaaataaatacttactgagataaaagagaaactattttttagataaaacacatttttatattattttacattatatttaatacaaaaatctgtatgtaacaacataaaaaaggacacgaaaattacgcgctattattttttaaaatatctctattctctcacaggtacattttgcgAATCGAACTAAttgtgcaaggcagagtgtttcacaaaaatcatTGCTGTTGCAAAGTCGTTTGTGATTTATATGCacttaactgggcaggttctgcatgtaatgcaagtggacacgataggttacacacaaaacctggaatgagactgccaattcatgaaaaacctgcctgTCTGGATTAgcaaaaccactaggatcatcaaatttaacacagtgtctttttttatagtggtatataagaccatttcaagccatgttttccagatcaaatgcactgacacctaggtagctcttcatgtcccaattttagtcctattattggccccaatattttataaaaattcattaattttgggatggctcagagtaagagtataattttttgcatttatctgaggtcatcattaggtacatcctggggtgaaatatacctagatttctcttttattattgggtctaaaaaagctggcaaagtgccaggtaccaaaatacaccctgtttcatagaagcacctgttAATATATCGATTATTATTAATCCTTGGTCATAGCCTTAAATATTCCCGTGTCATCATTTGTGTTTCTACAAGTAGCTGAATTAAGAATAAAACACCCAATGGCAATATGATGATGTTTTTAAGCATCCCTCCATGTAGTCCACTTGTTTTTAAACTCATATACAACATGCACTGTTGTGGAAGTTTTACCTCTGATTATTGTGTCAGCTTTTCTACATTTGTGCGTTCAATAAGATTACACATTATGAGTAACAGTAGACACAATTAGGTCATATTCCTGGCTCTGTAACTTCAATACAAAGCCAGGAAACCAAAAATTGTTGCAGTTTTTGATTAAAAAACTGATCACATTAAGGAGAAATCTGGGTATGCTTCCATTTGTTACTGCATATTAGAAGTCATCCTAAATAAAGGGATTGTGTCATTTTATGCAGGGTTGTAACATGGACAAAAATGTTATCAGTATAAAACATATTTAATCATCACACTGAATTTCAGATATCCATTTCTTATAAGTTTTAAGGCAGATCTGTCAGTTAGAGTGAAAGTTGAAGTAAGAATTGGAGATAAGTTAGGTGCCATCCCATATCAATTAAAAATAATTCTGCTGATAGCTGATAGgagttgcattttttaaaaaaatattgcatgTACATTTCGACATGTCACATTGGTAATAGCAAGGAAATAGCAATTTCAAGAAATGTACTCAGGTTCACACAAAGGTTTTTACCCTTTCTTTTACCCCCttttttgaaaaagaattaaTGCAGATAATAATGGCATGTAAATAGTAGTTGTGACATAACAAACTATTTTATACATTGCTAAGCCATGGCTGTTGACTAATGAAGAGACCAAATTATTCCTCAGATGTATTAATGAAAATAACATTGCACCCATTTTAGATGAAAAACAGTGATTCAGTGGTCTACTTCTGCTCTGTTTATTACAGTTACATGTAACATAGTTTATGCTACCACCTTCTGATAAAACTACACAGCTTAGTTCATTTTCTCCAAACCTGTTCATGGAAACAAACATAATTCacatttatttagttttcctTTTTGTGACTTTTCGCAAGTTTGTTTTAAAttcactttttaaaaatattaactTAAAAGCCAATAGAACATTAACATTGTAGTGTTTGCTAACACACACATTGaatattattcattttatcatgattgatttaatttttatttctctAGTGTTACCTCTACAAGAAAATCTGACATTTACCATTTTCTATACTGCACTCTTCTTCACTGAAGCTGACTTTCTGTAGCAGCTTGTCAAGTACCATCATTGGCATGACCATTATAGCACTATATTGCTGGATGAGAGTCCTCTAGGTGTTAGGATAGACTCTCAGAAGTCTCTGTTGTACTTTACTGTGCTCAGCATGAAGACGCTGCTCTCATTGCATCCCACTGTGCACCCAGAAAACTCCACACATGCATTCACTAATGCTTTGATTAACTCGAGAACCTGAAAAATCACTGTAAGAGTTGGCACAACACACCTGTTCATATCTTTAAATCCTTAAATCTTTGGCGCTCAGACCGTGGGAGGAGGTGTTTTTGTAAGACCTGGGGCCAGGGGCCTCATGAGTGTGTTGTTAGGAAGGCCAAAACCAGATTTGAGTATACAAAGCCAAAAGCCCTTGTAATAGGTGTTAATTCTCAAGAGTGTGGAAAGATATTGGTAAACCTTTCAAGTCTGTAGACAAACATTCTTCTGCAATCTGGGAAAAGCCGTACGCCTGTGCAGAATGTGGAAAGGCCTTGGTGCccatgaaaatattaatataaacacAAGACTCCAGCCATGGGTGTGAAGTACGTAGGGAGAGAAAAATATGATCAGTATATTTTGCTTATTTGTGTGCTCATGCACTACTACATTTTGTGCATCGCTGACTTGCAAAGAAGAGGCTGGAGATGTCTTGCAGCAGTTTCAGTTTTTAGTACAGTTTCTTTTCCATAATTTTATGACAGACAAACACATATGAAGAAAGAATAGAGATCAAACAAGGTTTAGTTCACTACCTTTGTAAAATTCCATTCGACTTTTATCATTCTGAGCATTTTCAATACATACTTTATGAATTCTATGTATCTGTGTGCATTTGGAAAATTTGAACTGCAGGCAAGAAAAATTGTAAGAGGAGGAAGTCAGGTGTAGTTAAATGACACATACCAAAACAAGATAATAGCACACACAAAAttcttacaaaaaaagaaaaaaagccagaGATTCTTCTTCATATGAGCAAAGAAACTCCAGGGGGCTTATGAAATATTTGACAGCAAAACACATTTAAagggaatgaaaaaaaacaactgcatgaCAAAAATGTATGAGGAAACACTATtcttaaaaataaaatgcataaaaacaatAATAGCAGGAAGATGAATGGCCTTTTCAGTTGCGTCAGATTGCCTTTGAAAtgcatttctgtgttttattAAGGCTTTCTTTTTCCACTGTGTTTCTCCTGCTGTGGGGTTGGGATCAGAATAGATATCTGCCTCTTGTAGGGAAGTCATCAGAGGAAAAACCTTTCTCACACATTCATTTACACCCAGGATATGCATCACTACGACAAGGGCCACAACCGAACCTGTCTCGGTCAATTCAGTGGGAATTGGTCTATTATTTTTATGTCCGCAATTACGAGGGACAGAACAGTAACTACGACTCTGGCACAGATAACAAAGATATATTTAGGAGTAAATAATATTGACTGTACCTTTGTTTAAAGCTGGAATCAATACTTCTTAAAGCGTGTCCATTTTTCATTTAGCCGCGTCATGTCTGTGCGGAGGAGGGGCAGAGAGATGAATGGGTGGATCCTCTAATTCCCCCTGTTGCAGTTATCATAATTGTTGAACAACCACGGTTTTTAAAGATCGGGCTCGAGGAGAGGCAGGCCACACAAAGAAAGTTAATAGATTTTGAAAATTGAGATAGATTGCACAGCAGCCGTTTTTGGAATGTTCCATCGGCGTGGCAGGCAGATGGACAAATATGATCCGGGGATGAGGAgatggtggtagtagtggtggggTGGTGGGGAACGCTGTAGAGCATACACAAGCACAGGGCAGCACAGGATGAAGGTGTTAGTGTTTACCCTTTCGTATGTCAGCTTCAGGTAGCTGATAGGTGGATACATCAGGGTTTGAGGCCCACATGAGGGTGAGAGCAGATGAGCTGAGCAGGCTGGTGAATCCTGTCTGTGCGAGGCCACCGCTCAAACAGCAGCAGTTCCCCTCTTAAGGCACCAGGGGGAAATGGATAGCTGTGAAAAGGAAGCTTCAGGGAATAGGCGGCTCAGGAAGGCTGAGAAGTTCGGGCCATATTTTTTAAAACTCAAATCACCTTGTGGTCAGAGCATAGATCACAGAAAATACTTTTTACATCCTAATGTGAAGCAGCAtcacatctcctcctcctcctcctcctcctcctcctcctcctcctcctcctcctgcatcACAAACAGCTCATAGTGCTCCCCATGTAAGACCTCTGACCCTGTCATTTGTCTGCTGAAGATGGCTTTTAGAACCTCTAAAGGATATTTTACAGCAGTGATTTATCCACAGGGCCCTATATTTGTTTCCATCCGTTCTGATATTGTCATTGTTTTCACATTTGATGCATTCAGGCTTTCCTCTCCTCCTCAAAAATCTTTCTCATATCCAATTTTCGCCTTTCCTGTGTCCAATTTTCCCTAATATTCAGATGATTATGGCATGATGCTTTCCTTCCCTCCTTTCAGTATTCTACTCTTTTACCTCCGCGCCTCCTATTTTCCCCTGATTCTCTTTTCTACTCCTCCTGGATTCTGACATTCGGCTTCATGATATGAATGTTTCCAATGACATTATGTTTCATCAGTGCAGATATATATACCCTAGGATGGCTTAGAGTCCGTTGCAAATCA from Sphaeramia orbicularis chromosome 16, fSphaOr1.1, whole genome shotgun sequence includes these protein-coding regions:
- the LOC115436051 gene encoding gastrula zinc finger protein XlCGF57.1, with translation MNSAKKKELDDEPEAFSSEVYINGGLLNIQIKEEPHVHEISEEYNGEASDSKADFVTCRSLQQQHLKDECDSDQESECEPTVTAVKEESESWLKDENDSEAEDTSNLGEDDLEREQVGTETSSEFFPCPHCDVSFTDVDFLEKHVKWVHQKQYLANLKKCCRTINLIPTFTCTICSSTFKTKVHLRIHVREAHPAPPPRRLHPCPTCARSFQYLKNLKNHCQRWHNMRVITRGGHLSCRDCGKSFKSTWGQGPHLCNEPGNSEPEDKPICLDIGVPCPECGKKLRTPQSLEDHMRTHTGDRPFVCKDCGRRFVERSGWRQHMKIHTGEKPYKCEVCGKAFIRSHHLRCHLSTHSGKKEYSCPECGKEFGFKSSLNHHVRTHSSEKPFHCSACGKSFNTRRNLRVHSKLHNTEKAHQCGDCGLKIGDYGALKIHLRTHTGERPYHCTVCGNKFIRLSHLRNHQRTHTGERPYKCTECDKSFTQSGDLVKHKRIHSGEKPFECPDCHRRYTSSGDLGKHRRSHTNLRPYTCKECEKSFRLSGHLKTHMLTHTGEKPYSCPNCLRRFARSHHLSGHMAKCH